From Brassica oleracea var. oleracea cultivar TO1000 chromosome C3, BOL, whole genome shotgun sequence, a single genomic window includes:
- the LOC106335562 gene encoding DEAD-box ATP-dependent RNA helicase 8-like has protein sequence MMNNNNNRGGGRGIGAGRGAINPNPNFQSRPGYQQPQYVQRGGYSHQQQLFQQATSQPRQYQHQQQWLPRPQISSGNTNGGGDAVVEVEKTLLSDTNSEDWKARLKLPAPDTRYRTEDVTATKGNEFEDYFLKRELLMGIYEKGFERPSPIQEESIPIALTGRDILARAKNGTGKTAAFCIPVLEKIDQDNNVIQAVIIVPTRELALQTSQVCKELGKHLKIQVMVTTGGTSLKDDIMRLYQPVHLLVGTPGRILDLTKKGVCVLKDCSVLAMDEADKLLSQEFQPSVEHLISFLPQNRQILMFSATFPVTVKYFKDRFLTNPYIINLMDELTLKGITQFYAFVEERQKIHCLNTLFSKLQINQSIIFCNSVNRVELLAKKITELGYSCFYIHAKMLQDHRNRVFHDFRNGACRNLVCTDLFTRGIDIQAVNVVINFDFPKNAETYLHRVGRSGRFGHLGLAVNLITYEDRFNLYRIEQELGTEIKQIPPHIDQAIYCQ, from the exons ATGATGAACAACAACAACAACCGAGGAGGAGGAAGGGGGATTGGCGCTGGCCGTGGTGCCATTAACCCTAACCCTAACTTCCAGTCCCGGCCGGGCTATCAGCAGCCGCAGTACGTTCAGCGAGGCGGTTACTCCCACCAACAGCAGCTGTTTCAGCAAGCCACGTCTCAGCCTCGTCAATACCAACATCAGCAGCAATGGCTTCCTAGACCCCAGATCTCTAGCGGTAACACTAACGGAGGAGGAGACGCAGTCGTTGAAGTTGAAAAAACTCTTCTCTCCGACACAAA TTCGGAAGACTGGAAAGCGAGGCTAAAACTACCTGCGCCTGATACTCGCTACAGAACTGAG GATGTGACAGCCACTAAGGGAAACGAGTTTGAAGATTACTTTCTGAAACGAGAGCTTCTAATGGGAATCTACGAGAAGGGTTTTGAAAGACCTTCTCCTATTCAGGAAGAAAGTATTCCTATCGCCTTGACTGGTAGAGATATCCTTGCCCGAGCTAAGAACGGCACTGGCAAGACTGCCGCCTTTTGTATCCCTGTCTTGGAAAAAATTGACCAAGATAACAACGTTATTCAAG CTGTGATCATTGTTCCAACTCGAGAGTTAGCCCTTCAGACATCACAGGTGTGCAAGGAGCTGGGGAAGCATTTGAAGATTCAAGTCATGGTGACAACTGGAGGCACCAGTCTGAAAGATGATATCATGCGTTTGTATCAGCCTGTCCATTTACTCGTAGGAACTCCTGGAAGAATTTTGGATCTCACCAAGAAGGGGGTTTGTGTTTTGAAAGATTGTTCTGTGCTCGCTATGGATGAG GCTGATAAGCTTTTATCTCAAGAGTTCCAACCTTCGGTGGAACATTTGATCAGCTTTCTTCCCCAAAATCGCCAGATTTTGATGTTCTCAGCCACATTTCCTGTCACTGTCAAGTATTTTAAGGATCGATTTTTGACGAATCCTTACATCATTAATCTCATGGATGAACTTACGCTCAAGGGTATTACCCAATTCTATGCTTTTGTTGAAGAACGACAGAAGATTCATTGCCTGAATACACTATTCTCCAAG CTGCAAATTAACCAATCGATCATATTCTGCAACTCCGTGAACCGTGTGGAGCTCTTAGCTAAGAAAATTACGGAGCTTGGGTATTCTTGCTTTTACATACATGCAAAGATGCTTCAAGACCACCGAAACAGAGTGTTCCATGACTTCCGCAATGGTGCATGCCGGAATCTTGTGTGTACTG ACCTGTTTACACGTGGGATTGACATTCAAGCAGTCAACGTGGTGATAAACTTTGATTTCCCAAAGAATGCAGAAACGTATCTTCACAGG GTTGGTCGATCAGGAAGGTTTGGCCATCTTGGTTTAGCTGTGAATCTTATCACCTATGAGGACCGCTTTAACCT CTACCGGATTGAGCAAGAGCTTGGAACGGAGATCAAGCAAATTCCTCCACACATCGATCAGGCAATTTATTGCCAATAA
- the LOC106328013 gene encoding NAD-dependent malic enzyme 2, mitochondrial-like, translated as MMWRNIARFSKAAGRTGGSRRCLSTAIPGPCIVHKRGSDILHDPWFNKDTGFPLTERDRLGLRGLLPPRIISFEQQYDRFIESFRSLERNTLGQPDNVVSLAKWRILNRLHDRNETLYYRVLIDNIKDFAPIIYTPTVGLVCQNYSGLYRRPRGMYFSAKDKGEMMSMIYNWPAHQVDMIVITDGSRILGLGDLGVQGIGIPIGKLDMYVAAAGINPQRVLPIMLDVGTNNQKLLQNPLYLGLRQPRLEGDEYLEIIDEFMEAAFTRWPKAVVQFEDFQAKWAFETLDRYRKKFCMFNDDVQGTAGVALAGLLGTVRAQGRPLSDFVNQKIVVVGAGSAGLGVTKTAVQAVARMAGISFAEATKNFYLIDKDGLVTTERSKLDPAVVPFAKNPAEIREGASIVEVVKTVRPHVLLGLSGVGGIFNEEVLKAMRESDSCKPAIFAMSNPTLNAECTAADAFKHAGENIVFGSGSPFENVQLENGNVGHVNQANNMYLFPGIGLGTLLSGARIVTDGMLLAAAECLASYMTDEEVQKGILYPSINNIRHITAEVGAAVLRAAVSDDIVEGHGDVGPRDLSHMSKEETVDYITRNMWFPIYSPLVHEK; from the exons ATGATGTGGAGGAACATTGCTCGCTTCTCCAAGGCTGCTGGAAGAACCGGCGGATCTCGGAGGTGCTTGTCGACGGCGATCCCTGGTCCTTGCATAGTCCACAAGCGTGGTTCCGACATCCTTCACGATCCATGGTTTAACAAG GACACAGGTTTTCCTTTGACTGAGAGAGATAGATTGGGGCTAAGAGGCTTGCTTCCTCCTCGTATCATCTCCTTTGAACAGCAATATGACCGTTTCA TTGAGTCCTTTCGGTCCCTAGAGAGGAACACACTAGGGCAGCCAGACAACGTTGTCTCTTTAGCCAAGTGGAGGATTCTCAACAGGTTGCACGACCGTAACGAGACTTTGTACTACCGA GTCCTTATTGATAATATTAAAGACTTTGCACCAATTATATACACACCCACCGTTGGACTGGTTTGTCAGAACTATTCGGGTTTGTACAGAAGACCCCGAGGAATGTACTTCAGCGCCAAAGACAAAGGAGAGATGATGTCTATGATATACAACTGGCCTGCTCACCAGGTTGATATGATTGTCATCACTGATGGTAGCCGTATCCTTGGCTTAGGTGACCTTGGAGTCCAGGGTATTGGGATTCCTATTGGCAAGCTCGACATGTACGTGGCTGCTGCAGGAATCAATCCTCAGAGA GTTTTGCCAATTATGTTGGATGTGGGAACGAATAATCAAAAGCTCCTACAGAATCCTCTCT ATTTAGGACTCAGACAGCCTAGGTTGGAAGGAGATGAGTACCTTGAGATTATTGATGAATTTATGGAAGCTGCATTCACACGCTGGCCTAAGGCCGTCGTACAG TTCGAAGATTTCCAAGCGAAATGGGCTTTTGAAACTTTGGATAGATATCGAAAAAAATTTTGCATGTTCAATGATGATGTCCAG GGAACAGCTGGTGTTGCTCTCGCTGGACTGTTGGGAACTGTAAGAGCCCAAGGTCGGCCTTTGTCCGACTTTGTGAACCAAAAGATTGTTGTGGTGGGAGCTGGAAG TGCGGGGCTCGGTGTAACGAAGACGGCAGTACAGGCGGTTGCGAGAATGGCAGGCATCAGCTTCGCTGAAGCAACGAAAAACTTTTACCTAATAGATAAAGAT GGTCTTGTCACCACGGAGAGGTCAAAACTTGACCCAGCAGTTGTACCTTTTGCCAAAAATCCAGCTGAGATACGTGAGGGAGCAAGTATCGTTGAAGTG GTGAAGACAGTGAGGCCACATGTACTTCTTGGTTTATCTGGAGTTGGTGGCATCTTCAATGAAGAA GTTCTAAAGGCAATGCGAGAATCTGATTCATGCAAGCCCGCCATTTTTGCTATGTCGAATCCCACCTTAAATG CCGAGTGCACTGCTGCTGATGCATTTAAGCACGCTGGAGAAAACATAGTCTTTGGAAGTGGAAGCCCATTTGAAAACGTTCAACTTG AGAATGGTAACGTTGGGCATGTGAATCAGGCCAACAACATGTACCTATTCCCCGG GATCGGGTTAGGGACTCTTCTATCTGGTGCGCGTATTGTAACTGATGGAATGTTGCTAGCAGCTGCAGAATG CCTTGCGTCCTACATGACTGACGAAGAAGTCCAAAAAGGCATCCTTTACCCTTCAATCAACAA CATCCGACACATAACAGCTGAGGTAGGGGCGGCCGTTCTAAGAGCTGCGGTATCTGATGACATTGTAGAAGGTCATGGGGATGTTGGTCCGAGAGATCTCAGTCACATGTCCAAG GAGGAGACAGTGGATTACATCACACGGAACATGTGGTTCCCAATTTACAGCCCTCTCGTGCACGAGAAATAG
- the LOC106335564 gene encoding uncharacterized protein At3g61260-like, with protein sequence MESGKAQLSVINAWKEQKITKVTNKTEKKLLEISAWEKKQTTKIESQLANNQRKMDSKKKEKEEKLRSKKAAVHAKAQEKKAWVQIRRTQEILDAEDEAATFQATGQIPNKSSCSCF encoded by the exons ATGGAGTCGG GAAAAGCGCAGTTATCAGTCATCAATGCATGGAAGGAACAAAAGATAACAAAGGTGACGAACAA GACTGAGAAGAAGCTCCTAGAGATTTCAGCATGGGAAAAAAAGCAAACAACCAAGATCGAATCTCAACTCGCTAATAACCAG CGGAAGATGGACAGTAAGAAAAAGGAGAAAGAAGAGAAACTGAGGAGCAAGAAAGCAGCAGTTCATGCAAAAGCACAAGAGAAGAAGGCATGGGTTCAAATCCGACGCACTCAAGAGATCCTCGATGCAGAAGACGAAGCTGCTACGTTTCAAGCCACGGGACAGATTCCCAACAAGTCATCTTGCAGCTGCTTCTGA
- the LOC106328711 gene encoding uncharacterized protein LOC106328711, with translation MSILCCVPVIECVYCLGCSHWLWKKCMYSAGHESESWGLATSDEFDPIPRLCRFILAVYEEDLHNPMWAPPGGYGLDPHHVILKKDYDQTQGRVTPYMIYLDHDNDAVVLAVRGLNLAKESDYALLLDNKLGQTKFDGGYVHNGLLKAAMWVFEEEHEVLNRLLEENPSYSLTFVGHSLGAGVVSLLVLFVLQNRGRLGNIERKRIRCVAIAPPRCMSLHLAVTYADVINSVVLQDDFLPRTTTALEDVFKSIICLPCLLCLTCVKDTFTFEEKKLKDARRLYAPGRLYHIVVRKPLRLGRYPPVVRTAVPVDGRFDQLVLSCNATADHAIIWIQRESQRALDLMLEEDQVMQIPVEQKIVRQKSVVEEHDEEYRAAIMKAASLNIPMSPSPSYGTFHDTAEEGESSAGGSVNEGSPSMWSFKGMKRKWNRFVDRHFPMDDDDSGDMILKKNESQALLCR, from the exons ATGTCAATACTCTGTTGTGTTCCCGTAATCGAATGTGTATACTGCCTGGGCTGCTCCCACTGGCTGTGGAAGAAATGCATGTACTCAGCAGGCCACGAGAGCGAGAGTTGGGGTTTAGCCACTTCCGACGAGTTCGACCCCATCCCTAGGCTCTGCCGCTTCATCTTAGCCGTCTACGAGGAGGATCTCCACAACCCCATGTGGGCACCTCCCGGTGGCTACGGCCTTGACCCGCATCACGTCATCCTCAAGAAAGACTACGACCAGACCCAAGGTCGTGTCACACCTTACATGATCTACTTGGATCACGACAACGACGCTGTTGTCTTGGCCGTCAGAGGGCTTAACTTGGCTAAGGAGAGTGATTACGCCCTTCTGCTTGATAACAAACTTGGGCAGACCAAGTTTGATGGAGGTTATGTACACAACGGGTTGTTAAAGGCGGCCATGTGGGTCTTTGAGGAGGAGCATGAGGTTTTGAATAGATTACTCGAGGAGAACCCGAGTTATTCTTTGACCTTTGTTGGGCATTCTCTAGGTGCGGGGGTTGTTTCTTTGCTGGTCTTGTTTGTGCTTCAGAACCGGGGGAGGTTAGGGAACATAGAGAGGAAGAGGATAAGATGCGTTGCTATTGCTCCTCCAAGGTGTATGTCTCTCCATCTAGCAGTCACATATGCTGATGTCATCAACTCTGTTGTTCTACAG GATGATTTCTTACCTCGGACTACCACAGCTCTGGAGGATGTCTTCAAGTCAATCATCTG CTTGCCATGCCTGTTGTGTCTCACATGTGTGAAAGATACATTCACATTCGAGGAGAAGAAGCTTAAGGATGCTAGGCGTCTATATGCCCCTGGTAGGTTATACCACATCGTTGTGCGCAAGCCCTTGAG ATTAGGAAGATATCCTCCCGTTGTGAGAACAGCTGTTCCAGTTGATGGGAGGTTTGACCAATTAGTTCTCTCATGTAATGCGACGGCTGATCACGCCATCATCTGGATTCAAAGGGAGTCACAGAGAGCTCTCGAT TTAATGCTGGAAGAGGACCAAGTTATGCAGATTCCGGTGGAGCAGAAAATTGTGCGGCAGAAATCAGTTGTTGAGGAACATGACGAAGAGTACAGAGCGGCTATCATGAAGGCGGCTTCTCTTAACATCCCCATGTCTCCATCACCTTCATATGGAACATTCCATGATACAGCAGAAGAAGGGGAAAGCTCTGCAGGAGGATCAGTCAATGAAGGATCCCCATCCATGTGGTCTTTCAAGGGAATGAAGAGAAAATGGAATCGGTTCGTAGATCGTCATTTTCCTATGGATGATGATGACAGTGGAGATATGATATTGAAGAAAAATGAATCTCAAGCTTTGTTGTGTAGGTAA
- the LOC106328375 gene encoding acyl-coenzyme A thioesterase 8-like isoform X2, giving the protein MNTESVVELLGKVPLLHRLTSLSLKRIAQVVVFKRYERGDYVVRRDEEVEGVYFLLQGQAQVLGSADDSSEFLLKPFDFFGRGIFGNVYSADVVALSQLTCLLLMSHHCSLLDTNPISDPAKDLETPCLVQRILSLDPLDLTLFRGFTIPNAPTFGKVFGGQLVGQALAAATNTVESTKIVHNLHSYFLLVGDITIPILYEVNHLRDGNNFATRRVDARQKGKTIFILFASFQRDQQGFDHQESNMPRMSPPETLVTREEMIERRITDPLLPRDYRNKIAAEKILTWPIDIRFCEPSYYTEQTKSPPRLNYWFRARGKLSDDQALHRCVVAFASDLIFACIGLNPHRRKGMSAAALSLDHSLWFHRPLRADDWLLFVMVNPTSFQSRGLTTGEMFNRKGECLKRM; this is encoded by the exons ATGAACACTGAATCAG TAGTGGAGTTGCTTGGGAAGGTGCCCTTGTTGCATCGGTTAACAAGTCTTTCTCTCAAGAGAATCGCACAAGTCGTTGTGTTCAAGCGTTACG AGAGAGGGGATTATGTGGTGCGTAGAGATGAGGAGGTGGAGGGTGTTTACTTTCTCCTTCAAGGACAG GCTCAGGTTCTGGGATCAGCCGACGACTCCTCGGAGTTCCTCTTGAAACCGTTTGATTTCTTCGGCCGTG GTATTTTTGGGAATGTTTACTCAGCAGATGTTGTTGCTCTCTCACAG CTTACCTGCTTGCTGCTCATGTCTCATCATTGTTCTTTGCTTGACACCAACCCTATCTCCGATCCAGCTAAGGATCTTGAGACCCCCTGTCTTGTGCAACGCATTTTGTCTCTCGATCCATTAGAT TTGACTCTTTTTCGAGGTTTCACTATACCCAATGCTCCAACCTTTGGCAAGGTTTTTGGTGGGCAATTAGTTGGACAG GCACTTGCCGCAGCGACAAACACTGTTGAATCGACCAAGATTGTTCATAATTTACACTCCTATTTCCTACTCGTTGGAGATATAACTA TTCCCATCCTATACGAAGTTAACCACTTACGTGATGGCAACAACTTTGCCACCCGAAGAGTTGATGCTAGACAGAAAGGCAAAACCATTTTCATCTTGTTTGCTTCTTTTCAG AGAGATCAACAAGGTTTCGATCACCAAGAGTCGAACATGCCCCGTATGTCACCTCCTGAAACG CTTGTAACAAGAGAGGAGATGATTGAACGGCGTATAACTGACCCTCTGCTACCTAG GGATTACCGAAACAAAATTGCAGCTGAAAAAATCCTCACATGGCCTATAGACATTCGATTTTGTGAGCCAAGTTATTATACAGAACAGACAAAGTCTCCTCCAAG ATTGAACTATTGGTTTAGGGCAAGGGGAAAACTTTCTGATGACCAAGCTTTACACCG ATGTGTGGTTGCATTTGCTTCAGATCTGATATTTGCATGTATCGGTTTAAACCCTCACCGTAGAAAGGGCATGAGTGCTGCTGCTCTTAGCCTAGACCACTC GTTGTGGTTCCACCGACCTCTAAGAGCTGATGACTGGCTTCTCTTTGTG ATGGTGAATCCCACATCATTCCAGAGTCGTGGTCTGACCACTGGAGAAATGTTCAACAGAAAAGGAGAG TGCTTAAAGAGAATGTAA
- the LOC106328014 gene encoding uncharacterized protein LOC106328014: protein MGGAGGDFRAKVWSMSGGPYCRPKHWRRNTAFAMLGVFLVCIPIAMKSAELEQRPHMPVRPIPSQIWCKNFGTKDDYEKEH from the exons ATGGGAGGAGCTGGAGGCGATTTCAGAGCCAAAGTATGGAGCATGTCTGGTGGGCCTTACTGTAGGCCCAAGCACTGGCGTCGGAACACCGCATTTGCAATGCTCGGCGTCTTTCTTGTCTGCATCCCCATTGCCATGAAGTCTGCCGAGCTCGAG CAAAGGCCACATATGCCGGTACGCCCAATTCCTTCACAGATATGGTGCAAGAACTTTGGAACCAAGGACGATTACGAAAAAGAGCATTAA
- the LOC106334332 gene encoding transcription factor MYC1-like — protein sequence MSLTMDDDGVEAPRGRSRRRNSLLSKQLAVAVKSVQWSYAIFWSSSPTQSGVLEWGEGCYNGEMKKRKKRYEVHYKHVLQRSNQLRKLYLCMREGDSTNTISTTHDDGYHNCNSTTSMLLSPDDLSDEEWYYVVSMSYVFSPSQCLPGRALATGETIWLCNAQYADSKLFSRSLLARSASIQTVVCFPYLGGVIELGVTELISEDPSLLQHIKSCLLETSKPDCPSNNFSAHQYNADDDKKNQMKIKISEVNSALQENPQIQFGISDLMLDEDLHYKRTVSTLLKYAADKSKMKNSHHRQPELVSSNSGSSFLRWKQPSSNLLLKHSNSQNVLRKILHDVPLMHSVDTKTLSTNKMFGLNQDDPSVKRKENEKFSVLRAMVPTVNEVDKEEILNNTIKYLQELEERVEELESCMGSVNFVGKQRKTKKSLNDSVLIEETSGNYDDSTKIDGNSGETEQAVTVLRDETHFRVKLKETEVVMEVRCSYRDYIVADIMETLSKLHMDAFSVRSHTLNGFLTLNLKAKLREAAVASVGMIKRELRRVIGETMRIT from the exons ATGTCTTTGACAATGGATGATGATGGTGTAGAAGCACCAAGAGGAAGAAGCAGAAGAAGAAACAGCTTATTAAGTAAACAACTCGCTGTAGCTGTAAAAAGTGTTCAGTGGAGCTACGCAATCTTCTGGTCCTCTTCACCAACTCAATCTGG GGTTTTGGAGTGGGGAGAAGGATGTTACAATGGAGAAATGAAGAAGAGGAAGAAGAGATACGAAGTTCATTATAAACATGTGTTGCAGAGAAGCAACCAACTTAGGAAACTTTATCTGTGTATGCGTGAAGGAGACAGTACTAATACTATTAGTACTACTCATGATGATGGTTATCACAACTGTAACAGTACAACAAGTATGCTGCTGTCACCAGATGACCTCTCAGATGAAGAGTGGTACTATGTAGTCTCCATGTCCTATGTCTTCTCTCCTTCTCAATG TTTGCCAGGAAGAGCTTTGGCCACGGGTGAGACCATATGGCTTTGCAACGCTCAGTACGCGGATAGCAAACTCTTCTCTCGTTCTTTGTTAGCAAGA AGCGCATCAATTCAG ACTGTTGTGTGTTTCCCTTACTTGGGCGGTGTGATTGAGCTTGGCGTCACCGAATTG ATTTCAGAGGATCCTAGCCTGCTTCAACACATCAAATCTTGCTTGTTGGAGACATCGAAGCCCGATTGCCCTTCTAACAACTTCTCTGCTCACCAATACAATGCTGATGATGATAAGAAGAATCAAATGAAAATTAAGATAAGTGAAGTAAACTCGGCACTCCAAGAAAACCCACAGATTCAGTTTGGTATTTCTGATCTCATGTTGGATGAAGACTTGCATTACAAGAGAACTGTCTCAACACTACTCAAATACGCTGCTGATAAATCAAAAATGAAGAACAGTCATCATCGTCAACCCGAACTTGTTTCTTCTAATTCTGGCTCAAGTTTCTTGCGGTGGAAGCAACCAAGCTCAAATCTTCTTCTGAAACATAGCAATTCACAGAACGTGCTGCGGAAGATATTGCATGACGTACCTTTGATGCACTCCGTAGACACAAAGACACTGTCCACAAATAAGATGTTTGGTCTGAATCAAGATGATCCTTCGGTTAAAAGAAAAGAGAACGAAAAGTTCAGTGTCCTTAGAGCTATGGTTCCCACTGTCAACGAG GTTGATAAAGAAGAGATACTGAACAACACAATCAAGTACTTGCAAGAACTAGAGGAAAGAGTAGAAGAGCTAGAATCTTGTATGGGATCTGTTAACTTCGTAGGGAAACAAAGAAAGACGAAAAAGAGCCTTAACGACTCTGTGTTAATCGAGGAGACATCAGGGAACTACGACGACAGCACGAAGATCGATGGAAACTCAGGAGAAACCGAACAAGCTGTCACTGTATTGAGAGATGAGACACATTTTAGAGTTAAACTGAAAGAAACAGAAGTTGTGATGGAAGTAAGATGTTCTTACAGAGACTACATTGTTGCGGACATCATGGAGACTCTGAGCAAACTTCACATGGATGCTTTCTCTGTCAGATCTCATACACTTAATGGGTTCCTCACACTTAATCTCAAGGCAAAG TTGCGTGAGGCTGCAGTTGCCTCAGTAGGGATGATTAAGCGAGAGCTGAGGAGAGTAATTGGTGAGACTATGAGAATCACCTAA
- the LOC106330102 gene encoding uncharacterized protein LOC106330102: YALALPLPLPLPLPLLPLPLNGKIGKESMAESESEHELIDEGELEKMEWEVREMAKKITEYRKTLPDNLRNTLDSALSSSHSFFPSISDPLPSSSERLTIAPGTQDQDCEQKMIQLKETVSRNAANMPKVIKRVRECVERIHRLDSLGGRTIHPAFTRRRLN; this comes from the exons TACGCTCTCGCTCTCCCTCTCCCTCTCCCTCTCCCTCTCCCTCTCCTCCCTCTCCCTCTCAACGGAAAAATTGGAAAGGAATCAATGGCGGAGTCGGAATCGGAGCATGAGCTCATCGATGAAGGAGAATTGGAGAAAATGGAGTGGGAAGTGAGGGAGATGGCGAAGAAGATAACAGAGTACAGGAAAACCCTACCGGATAACCTCAGGAACACCCTTGATTCCGCGCTTTCCTCCTCTCATAGCTTCTTCCCCAGCATCTCGGATCCTCTTCCCTCTTCTTCTGAACGCCTCACCATCGCACCAG GAACTCAAGACCAAGACTGTGAACAGAAAATGATTCAGCTCAAGGAAACAGTGTCTAGGAACGCTGCAAACATGCCTAAAGTTATAAAGAGAGTGCGTGAATGTGTAGAGCGGATTCACAGACTCGATTCTTTGGGCGGAAGAACCATTCACCCTGCTTTCACTAGGCGCAGACTCAACTGA
- the LOC106328375 gene encoding acyl-coenzyme A thioesterase 8-like isoform X1 has protein sequence MNTESVVELLGKVPLLHRLTSLSLKRIAQVVVFKRYERGDYVVRRDEEVEGVYFLLQGQAQVLGSADDSSEFLLKPFDFFGRGIFGNVYSADVVALSQLTCLLLMSHHCSLLDTNPISDPAKDLETPCLVQRILSLDPLDLTLFRGFTIPNAPTFGKVFGGQLVGQALAAATNTVESTKIVHNLHSYFLLVGDITIPILYEVNHLRDGNNFATRRVDARQKGKTIFILFASFQRDQQGFDHQESNMPRMSPPETLVTREEMIERRITDPLLPRDYRNKIAAEKILTWPIDIRFCEPSYYTEQTKSPPRLNYWFRARGKLSDDQALHRCVVAFASDLIFACIGLNPHRRKGMSAAALSLDHSLWFHRPLRADDWLLFVMVNPTSFQSRGLTTGEMFNRKGELVVSLTQEALLKEAVTIKPIFGAKL, from the exons ATGAACACTGAATCAG TAGTGGAGTTGCTTGGGAAGGTGCCCTTGTTGCATCGGTTAACAAGTCTTTCTCTCAAGAGAATCGCACAAGTCGTTGTGTTCAAGCGTTACG AGAGAGGGGATTATGTGGTGCGTAGAGATGAGGAGGTGGAGGGTGTTTACTTTCTCCTTCAAGGACAG GCTCAGGTTCTGGGATCAGCCGACGACTCCTCGGAGTTCCTCTTGAAACCGTTTGATTTCTTCGGCCGTG GTATTTTTGGGAATGTTTACTCAGCAGATGTTGTTGCTCTCTCACAG CTTACCTGCTTGCTGCTCATGTCTCATCATTGTTCTTTGCTTGACACCAACCCTATCTCCGATCCAGCTAAGGATCTTGAGACCCCCTGTCTTGTGCAACGCATTTTGTCTCTCGATCCATTAGAT TTGACTCTTTTTCGAGGTTTCACTATACCCAATGCTCCAACCTTTGGCAAGGTTTTTGGTGGGCAATTAGTTGGACAG GCACTTGCCGCAGCGACAAACACTGTTGAATCGACCAAGATTGTTCATAATTTACACTCCTATTTCCTACTCGTTGGAGATATAACTA TTCCCATCCTATACGAAGTTAACCACTTACGTGATGGCAACAACTTTGCCACCCGAAGAGTTGATGCTAGACAGAAAGGCAAAACCATTTTCATCTTGTTTGCTTCTTTTCAG AGAGATCAACAAGGTTTCGATCACCAAGAGTCGAACATGCCCCGTATGTCACCTCCTGAAACG CTTGTAACAAGAGAGGAGATGATTGAACGGCGTATAACTGACCCTCTGCTACCTAG GGATTACCGAAACAAAATTGCAGCTGAAAAAATCCTCACATGGCCTATAGACATTCGATTTTGTGAGCCAAGTTATTATACAGAACAGACAAAGTCTCCTCCAAG ATTGAACTATTGGTTTAGGGCAAGGGGAAAACTTTCTGATGACCAAGCTTTACACCG ATGTGTGGTTGCATTTGCTTCAGATCTGATATTTGCATGTATCGGTTTAAACCCTCACCGTAGAAAGGGCATGAGTGCTGCTGCTCTTAGCCTAGACCACTC GTTGTGGTTCCACCGACCTCTAAGAGCTGATGACTGGCTTCTCTTTGTG ATGGTGAATCCCACATCATTCCAGAGTCGTGGTCTGACCACTGGAGAAATGTTCAACAGAAAAGGAGAG CTAGTGGTATCATTGACGCAAGAAGCATTGCTAAAAGAAGCGGTGACGATTAAGCCCATCTTCGGCGCCAAGCTCTAA
- the LOC106330103 gene encoding elicitor-responsive protein 3-like, producing MMRGRLEVLLVDAHGITHTNFIGRPVYYVLLQCGTKEYRSKLSKGHNDNALWNQKFVFDFPMSQWKKLTHIKFRTMDKELFKDGGFVGETIIDLKGIITEGGDRGYMEVKPAPYNVVLDDDTFKGVLKLGFRFTAADKLRRKAWEQKIEGKNSEEAMNSTTLTLMKVPLLRCMGKYARSHHLINAQLLFCFVDYKECSIRS from the exons ATGATGAGAGGAAGATTAGAAGTACTTCTCGTTGATGCTCATGGAATCACACACACAAATTTTATTG GAAGGCCTGTGTATTATGTGTTGTTACAATGTGGGACAAAGGAGTACCGAAGCAAATTGTCAAAAG GTCATAATGACAACGCATTGTGGAACCAAAAGTTTGTATTCGATTTCCCAATGTCTCAATGGAAGAAGCTGACACATATCAAATTTAGAACCATGGACAAAGAGCTTTTCAAAGATGGTGGATTTGTAGGTGAAACCAT AATTGATCTTAAAGGGATAATAACCGAAGGAGGTGACAGAGGATACATGGAAGTTAAGCCAGCTCCATACAATGTTGTTCTTGACGATGATACTTTTAAAGGCGTCTTAAAACTCGGATTCAGATTCACTGCAGCG GATAAATTGCGGAGGAAGGCATGGGAACAGAAGATAGAGGGCAAAAACAGTGAAGAAGCAATGAATTCTACAACTCTGACTCTGATGAAAGTCCCTTTATTACG CTGCATGGGCAAGTATGCAAGGTCTCATCATCTCATCAATGCACAACTTCTTTTTTGTTTCGTCGACTATAAGGAATGTTCTATTCGTAGCTAG